The segment ATCACCACGTTGCGGCCGCGGGGAAGAGGCTGGGTCAGTAAGGCAACAGCCACGTCCAGGAGTTCCATCGTCGTTTCAGTACGGATTACACCGGCTTTCTTGAATGCGGCTTCATAAATCATGGTCGAACCTGACAATGACCCTGAATGGGATATGATGGCGCGGGCTGCGGCATCCGTTTTGCCAGGCTTGAGGGCAATCACCGGCTTTTTTAAGGTCACCGGCTTGACCTTCTCCACAAACCGCTGGCCATCGGTCAAACCCTCGATGTAAACCATAATGACCCTGACCGAGTCGTCATATCCCATGTACTCAATATAGTCCTCAATCTGGATATCGGCAGTACAACCACAGCTAACATAATATCGAAACCCAATTCCTCGGGAGAAGGCGTCCGCCACCAGAGCGCCGCCGACATTGCCACCTTGTGAGATCAAGGCCAGAGGACCTTTCTTAATGGGCAAAGGGAACATAAAGGCCGTCAGATTTGCCGCCGCGCTCCACATCCCCATACAGTTGGGGCCGACTAGGCGAAGGCCGCCTCTGCGAGCTACTTCTACCACCTCATCTTGCAGCGCCCTGCCATGAGCTCCGACCTCGGCAAAACCTGCGGTAATGATCACGGCCGCCTTCACTTCTTTTTCGATACAATCCTCCATTACTTCGGCTACTTTGTCTGGAGGAATCACGATGACCACAAGATCTACCATTCCGGGAATGTCAGTTACCTTGGCATAGGCCGGGTAGCCAAGGATTTCGGTGTCGCGGTTGTTGACAGCAAAAAGATCACCCTGAAAGTGTCTTATCAAGCTGTAAAAGGTTGAAAATCCCCATTTAGTCAGATTATTTGTAGCGCCGATGACAGCAACCGATCGAGGATGAAACAGCGGTTCAAGTTCTGCAACAATTTCTGGCTGACTCATATTCCCTCCAATTAAAAGCCGATCTTCAAGAGCGATTTAAAATAAGGAAAGTATTCTTTTTAAGCATACTGCGAAATGTTTTGATAGTAAAGTTCGGCTAGGAAAGTTTCAAGGAAATTGGAGAAATGTAAAGAGCTTTTCCAAAGAAGCCTGATTTCTATGCTCTTCTTGAGAAAGGCGCGAGAGTATTTTAATCACTCAGGAGTTATCAGTCCAGAACCAGAGCATTGTTTCCCTGTTTTCTGCGCTTGAACATCATGAGGCTTGGAGATTATACCTTTAGGCCAGATGATACCGCGCCTGAATCAAGTACACCCTGCTTTCACAATTTTTTTCATAATAAGCCGGGTTATCCAGGTTTTTTTTGAGTTATCCGCGCGGCTAAGAATGCCTGCTAGGAAGAATGTATTAGTCCCCATTATTTTTCTAGTACTTTTTTCTTAGCCAACACATTAAAAAACATAAAAAAATCATACTATCTTCCTATTGACCCCTTTGAATCAATTAAAATAGAATTTGTTTAATTGAATTGAATGAATTGATATGGAAAAAGTGAAATTTTGTGACGGAAAGTAAAGAACCAGTCTCCTGAAAAAGATCGGGTTTTAAAAAACTGAAATAGTTATTTAACCTTACAAACAGCTCTTTCCGAGAAAGTGGAGAGTGAACAATGAAACAATCTACGATGCCGGGAGAAAAAAGCCTGGGAGACCAAAGGTATGACTCTCTGACATCGGAGGATAGATTGAAAGGGTTATTCTCCTTTGTTCGCTGGGCCTTGGGGTGGAAGTTCAGAACTAGTCAGATGCCTGAGG is part of the Deltaproteobacteria bacterium genome and harbors:
- a CDS encoding CoA-binding protein, translated to MSQPEIVAELEPLFHPRSVAVIGATNNLTKWGFSTFYSLIRHFQGDLFAVNNRDTEILGYPAYAKVTDIPGMVDLVVIVIPPDKVAEVMEDCIEKEVKAAVIITAGFAEVGAHGRALQDEVVEVARRGGLRLVGPNCMGMWSAAANLTAFMFPLPIKKGPLALISQGGNVGGALVADAFSRGIGFRYYVSCGCTADIQIEDYIEYMGYDDSVRVIMVYIEGLTDGQRFVEKVKPVTLKKPVIALKPGKTDAAARAIISHSGSLSGSTMIYEAAFKKAGVIRTETTMELLDVAVALLTQPLPRGRNVV